The Ralstonia wenshanensis genome includes a region encoding these proteins:
- a CDS encoding ThiF family adenylyltransferase yields MTQGGYGRALRVLTQFGLKPVKARAGVRAFEGGLKTNAGEVPVRFEIEDWDFLRYPRITLLKRPAGTPKLLEHVDALGGLCYLAPGSVVLDRFEPDVAVHQCLLVAIDVLNRMAQGRTRDRDIADEFVAYWTAGQTPVAYPVLVDELEPDAESAMYFLLDQPGQDRRALIARDIFAAQRIATGIEAEKVVKGAFTCFLFKSDKLPGVPADGLPATIKQFFAWVKHWDGELATAIQHQLGSDKTYLSRQGCVIAIATPAGRFGVMFLLNRMHRMGYEKTPKRYRNYLHNAGGDVAILRLQMDDIGPTYIHSRNLEYPSLAGKRLTLIGCGAIGGYLAQALVRLGAGTGKGGLLRLVDVGQLEPDNLGRHALGFPSLYQNKAVALRDELIRQFPYLQVEAQTDTPRLNDKFFATDLIIEATGEEALSSLVNASHMAHRLGPVLYVWVKGNGECVQALWSDSSKFGCFQCLRHGIGSNYRKDRFPVLANPPRTQFRGCSSFTPYAVSAPMSAAALAADMVSDWLKDGVSPRFRTRYLETASALRVKNQDIAPMDGCPACQNP; encoded by the coding sequence ATGACGCAAGGTGGCTACGGCCGCGCCTTGCGCGTGCTGACGCAATTTGGGCTGAAGCCGGTCAAGGCTCGCGCGGGTGTTCGTGCGTTTGAAGGTGGCCTCAAAACAAATGCGGGAGAAGTGCCGGTTCGATTCGAAATTGAGGACTGGGACTTTCTGCGCTACCCGCGTATCACGCTGCTCAAGCGACCAGCCGGCACGCCGAAACTGTTGGAACATGTTGATGCACTAGGCGGCTTGTGCTACTTGGCACCGGGCTCTGTTGTCCTTGACCGGTTTGAGCCCGATGTGGCCGTTCATCAGTGTCTGCTCGTCGCCATCGATGTCCTGAATCGCATGGCCCAAGGGCGCACTCGGGACCGAGATATTGCAGATGAGTTTGTTGCATACTGGACCGCTGGACAGACGCCGGTGGCCTATCCTGTTCTAGTTGATGAGCTTGAACCCGATGCCGAGTCGGCGATGTATTTCTTGCTTGACCAACCTGGACAGGACCGGCGAGCACTGATTGCGCGGGACATCTTTGCCGCACAGCGCATTGCTACAGGCATTGAAGCTGAGAAGGTAGTCAAGGGCGCTTTTACGTGTTTCTTATTCAAGAGCGATAAGCTACCCGGTGTGCCGGCTGACGGTTTGCCCGCAACCATCAAGCAGTTCTTCGCATGGGTGAAGCACTGGGACGGCGAGTTAGCCACCGCGATTCAGCATCAGCTAGGTTCGGACAAGACCTACCTATCCCGGCAAGGATGCGTGATTGCCATCGCGACGCCGGCTGGGCGCTTTGGCGTAATGTTCCTGTTGAACAGAATGCATCGCATGGGTTACGAAAAAACCCCGAAGCGCTACCGCAACTACCTCCACAACGCGGGTGGGGACGTAGCAATTCTGCGGCTGCAGATGGACGACATCGGCCCGACCTACATCCATTCGCGAAACCTAGAATATCCCAGCCTGGCCGGTAAGCGGCTGACGCTCATTGGTTGCGGTGCAATTGGGGGATATCTGGCGCAAGCTTTGGTTCGCCTTGGAGCAGGCACCGGAAAAGGCGGCTTGTTGCGGCTCGTCGACGTTGGGCAACTCGAGCCGGACAATCTTGGTCGACATGCCCTCGGATTCCCTTCCTTGTATCAGAACAAGGCTGTTGCACTTCGAGATGAGCTGATTCGGCAGTTCCCGTATCTGCAGGTCGAGGCACAAACTGACACGCCGAGACTGAACGACAAATTCTTTGCGACCGACCTCATCATTGAGGCCACCGGGGAAGAAGCCCTGAGCAGTCTCGTGAATGCCTCGCACATGGCGCACCGGCTAGGCCCCGTCCTGTACGTATGGGTAAAGGGCAACGGTGAATGTGTGCAGGCACTCTGGTCTGATTCTTCGAAGTTTGGTTGCTTTCAATGCCTGCGCCACGGAATCGGGTCCAACTATCGTAAAGACCGTTTTCCAGTTCTAGCGAATCCGCCTCGAACACAATTCCGTGGATGTAGTTCGTTCACGCCATACGCGGTCTCAGCCCCGATGTCTGCGGCCGCATTAGCCGCCGATATGGTCAGCGACTGGCTGAAGGATGGCGTTAGCCCGAGATTTCGCACGCGGTATCTGGAAACGGCGAGTGCCTTGCGGGTCAAGAACCAAGATATCGCTCCGATGGACGGGTGCCCTGCATGCCAGAATCCCTGA
- a CDS encoding HAD domain-containing protein encodes MAPATLYLNFDGVLHPRSVRLQAGAKPRLLVSGHTLFENNPFLERAVYARPHTQIVLHTWWVYLLGYRFAALQLPPAVQARVVGATLPGNRVFPRRSQSYGDRRDWLRCDVARRCPDYPLLIDCDVAQVPARLTDRALILDGQVGLSTERQLEELIALLGAV; translated from the coding sequence ATGGCACCCGCGACCCTTTACCTCAATTTTGACGGGGTGCTCCACCCTCGGAGCGTTCGGCTGCAGGCAGGTGCGAAACCGCGACTGCTTGTCAGTGGCCACACCCTGTTCGAAAACAATCCGTTCCTTGAACGTGCAGTTTATGCGCGACCGCATACCCAAATTGTATTGCACACATGGTGGGTGTACTTGCTCGGTTATCGATTCGCGGCTTTGCAACTACCGCCGGCCGTACAGGCGCGCGTTGTTGGCGCGACATTGCCGGGTAATAGGGTTTTCCCGCGCAGAAGCCAGTCGTACGGTGACCGTCGCGACTGGCTTCGTTGCGATGTGGCGCGACGCTGTCCAGACTACCCACTTCTTATTGACTGTGACGTTGCCCAGGTACCCGCGAGGCTAACTGACAGGGCTCTGATCCTCGATGGTCAAGTGGGCCTTTCGACAGAGCGACAGCTTGAAGAGTTGATCGCTCTGCTGGGTGCAGTTTAG
- a CDS encoding Mov34/MPN/PAD-1 family protein — protein sequence MPESLILRHPFNEDARILIEPSVLAALMLFRQTSVAAPESGGILLGYRRGMHLHVSTMTTPQPGDTQHRYGFQRQAQQHQKIALEQWKAEHETMDYIGEWHTHPETNPTPSSIDTREWRKICHARSEPMVFLIAGTRNMLWAGVGRGHALRGVAVQVT from the coding sequence ATGCCAGAATCCCTGATTCTTCGACATCCATTCAACGAGGACGCTCGAATCCTGATTGAGCCGTCGGTGCTGGCAGCGCTGATGCTCTTTCGGCAAACGAGCGTTGCCGCACCTGAGTCTGGAGGCATCCTGTTGGGTTATCGACGGGGTATGCATCTTCATGTGTCGACGATGACGACGCCGCAGCCAGGGGACACCCAGCACCGTTACGGCTTCCAACGGCAGGCTCAACAGCATCAGAAGATTGCCCTGGAGCAGTGGAAAGCGGAGCACGAGACGATGGATTATATCGGCGAGTGGCATACCCATCCGGAAACCAACCCTACGCCATCGTCAATTGACACGCGGGAGTGGCGGAAGATTTGCCATGCAAGAAGCGAACCGATGGTGTTCTTGATTGCCGGCACTCGCAACATGCTGTGGGCCGGAGTCGGTCGAGGTCATGCCTTGCGTGGAGTTGCTGTCCAGGTGACGTAA
- a CDS encoding DDE-type integrase/transposase/recombinase: protein MLDKAQLTELFDRFSTPPAGRKLILDARVQAPVRDVKSRGGNVITLLASRKMGGDIEIATESRHIEFAAAVGLEYDNNVLEFYTQPCQLKLELIDEATGKTHSSTHVPDFLSIRTDGFMLEEWKSDVKLERLAERFPYRYVRSNDGLWRSPQIETQLAELGIRYRIFSDSAMPRRRVENLLYLAHYFGPAAEPCPEEALAQLQLALREHGHLTFSELLAPPYEFSADLLNKAIADNLVATDLDSETLTEKRLFNLYRDDVLRDFMVANVTSSGAFPLTPFALDIADGTKFLFEGQELTIVMVGEGSVVCNRPDGSSITLTREWLLSAHEKNRITGIQSARTQSRGLGSYSKEQLTTALQRQALLESPERPSGVSERSLRRWSARQNVANANGADKVLALVPHCKQRGNRKRRLSDLQLAVMERVIDEHWRTSEAINYKTCYRFLVVASEKEGVKSPSYPTLIQHIQALETNRDVRVRHGKRLAYQQDTFVDVLYYDTPVHGSRPFQYVHIDHTQLDIEVVSSRTGDALGRPWLTVAIDAWSRRILAFYLTFDPPSYISVMMAIRDMVRRFSRLPEFIVVDNGTDFLSDAFKTFLRAMGTHLRFRPAGRPRHGAVLERLFGRLNTEYIHNLAGNTKATKNVRAVSGSHLPKKLAQWTLEALYRGVEYWATEYYDNEPHQALNESPRDAFHRGLRESGLRPQRQVVFNKDFLIATCPPVDRKGTRMVNQQRGVKVDDRFYWSGVFTSPKVAGANIPVRYDPWDASSVYVLVRDHWHHAVCRNLYDLGQLTEAEQKAFSEEFRSRTGTRPTEKGAAQRLREFMRIFTPEGAMAVQFERQAENKALYNSLQMSSVTPVIAPHRFDFDEDTAGSTTSSRRDQKTTTAPTPPKRPAVLGDSTEFEDF from the coding sequence ATGTTGGATAAGGCCCAACTTACCGAGCTTTTCGACCGGTTTAGTACTCCGCCGGCCGGTCGTAAGCTCATCTTGGATGCGCGCGTCCAAGCTCCTGTCCGTGACGTCAAGTCACGAGGGGGGAACGTCATCACCTTGTTAGCCAGTCGCAAGATGGGCGGCGACATCGAAATTGCGACCGAAAGCCGGCACATCGAGTTCGCGGCGGCTGTTGGTCTTGAGTACGACAACAACGTACTCGAGTTCTATACGCAGCCGTGTCAGCTCAAGCTCGAACTGATCGACGAGGCGACAGGGAAAACACACTCTTCCACGCACGTGCCGGACTTTCTGTCCATCCGGACCGACGGGTTCATGCTGGAGGAATGGAAGTCAGACGTCAAACTCGAACGGCTCGCCGAACGCTTTCCATATCGCTACGTTAGGTCGAACGATGGGCTGTGGCGGTCCCCTCAGATTGAAACTCAGCTTGCCGAACTGGGAATCCGATACCGAATCTTCAGCGATTCGGCGATGCCGCGCCGACGTGTTGAAAACCTGCTGTATCTCGCCCATTACTTTGGCCCCGCAGCGGAGCCTTGCCCCGAAGAGGCGTTAGCGCAGTTGCAATTGGCTCTGCGTGAGCACGGACACCTCACGTTTTCCGAGCTTCTTGCGCCGCCATATGAGTTCAGTGCTGATTTGCTCAACAAGGCAATCGCAGACAACTTGGTTGCTACGGACCTCGATAGCGAGACGCTCACAGAAAAGCGCCTATTCAATTTGTATCGCGACGATGTGCTGCGTGACTTCATGGTGGCAAATGTCACGTCCAGTGGCGCTTTTCCGCTTACGCCGTTCGCTCTCGATATCGCAGATGGCACCAAGTTCTTGTTCGAAGGGCAAGAGCTGACCATCGTCATGGTTGGCGAAGGTAGCGTGGTCTGCAATAGGCCGGACGGCTCTTCAATAACTCTCACTCGCGAGTGGCTGCTTAGCGCGCATGAGAAGAACCGCATCACTGGAATTCAAAGCGCACGGACACAGAGCCGGGGGCTGGGTAGCTATTCGAAAGAGCAGCTTACGACTGCGCTGCAACGGCAGGCGCTGCTTGAATCGCCAGAACGCCCTTCCGGTGTCTCAGAGCGCTCTCTGCGGCGTTGGTCTGCTCGGCAGAATGTTGCCAACGCGAACGGCGCTGACAAAGTATTGGCCTTGGTGCCCCATTGCAAACAGCGTGGAAACCGGAAGCGTCGTCTCAGCGACCTGCAACTGGCAGTCATGGAACGAGTCATCGACGAACACTGGAGAACCAGCGAAGCAATCAACTACAAGACGTGCTACCGCTTTCTCGTTGTGGCGTCTGAGAAAGAAGGGGTGAAATCGCCCTCATACCCAACGCTGATACAGCACATCCAGGCTCTTGAGACCAACCGCGATGTTCGTGTGCGACATGGAAAGCGCTTGGCCTACCAGCAGGACACGTTTGTCGACGTTCTGTACTACGACACACCTGTGCACGGAAGCCGTCCATTTCAATACGTGCACATTGATCACACACAGCTCGACATCGAGGTCGTCTCAAGTCGTACGGGAGATGCACTCGGGCGCCCCTGGCTGACAGTTGCCATCGACGCTTGGTCTCGCCGCATTCTGGCCTTCTACCTGACCTTCGATCCGCCGTCCTACATTTCGGTGATGATGGCTATCCGCGACATGGTGCGCCGCTTCAGTCGATTGCCCGAGTTCATCGTTGTGGATAACGGAACGGACTTTCTGTCAGACGCTTTCAAGACGTTCCTCCGCGCTATGGGCACCCATTTGCGATTCAGGCCCGCAGGCCGTCCACGCCACGGTGCCGTTCTGGAGCGCTTGTTTGGGCGGCTGAATACTGAGTACATCCACAACTTAGCTGGCAATACCAAGGCAACAAAGAATGTGCGAGCAGTGTCTGGTTCGCATCTCCCCAAGAAACTGGCGCAGTGGACGCTGGAAGCCCTGTATCGCGGCGTTGAATATTGGGCTACCGAGTACTACGACAACGAGCCTCACCAGGCGCTGAATGAATCCCCTCGAGATGCGTTCCATCGCGGCCTGCGCGAGAGTGGATTGCGGCCGCAGCGGCAGGTGGTCTTCAACAAAGACTTTCTGATCGCTACTTGCCCGCCGGTTGATCGCAAAGGCACGCGCATGGTCAATCAGCAGCGCGGCGTCAAGGTCGACGATCGCTTCTATTGGAGCGGCGTATTTACGTCGCCCAAAGTCGCTGGCGCCAACATACCTGTGCGCTATGACCCCTGGGATGCCTCATCTGTCTACGTACTGGTGAGAGACCACTGGCACCACGCCGTCTGCCGAAACTTGTATGACCTCGGTCAATTGACCGAGGCGGAACAAAAGGCCTTCTCCGAAGAGTTTCGGTCGCGTACGGGGACGCGCCCGACCGAAAAAGGTGCCGCTCAACGGCTGCGCGAGTTTATGCGCATCTTCACGCCGGAGGGTGCGATGGCCGTTCAGTTTGAACGCCAAGCCGAAAACAAGGCGCTCTACAACAGCCTGCAGATGTCGAGCGTTACACCCGTAATCGCTCCACATCGATTCGATTTTGATGAGGACACAGCAGGTTCCACCACTTCGTCACGGCGGGACCAGAAGACAACAACTGCACCGACGCCACCCAAACGCCCGGCAGTCTTGGGCGACTCCACTGAATTTGAAGACTTCTGA
- a CDS encoding S8 family serine peptidase: MTEVQYYVKPAPRPRNLDADLAIARTAPASNVVSTAVEAAMAVGAKVVTVVADTESALISATAEQRLQIEATAGLTLYPNYEYELAAYLQPYMDSLATASANAALAGPHEYVFVVEGPKSQPISGARVEVWLVGKPEPAVAVTDSTGTAKFELCEKQAHSVDVYPRANYWCGRFEKPNTSATPRKLPLEEISLPFKDSLAHFFPVRDEKHGAGVKVAIIDTGIATHADLPVPVVQRTILDGKILDGADDNGTDHGTHVAGIVAGQGKGIRGVAPGVSLMAYRVFAEGSRTAKSIDITTAIDLAVIDGADIINLSLGFEGSDDSIKTSILNAISSGVLVVAATGNDGKDKLRFPALMPEVCSVGAVGLSEAFAATSTHRAIGVRQMNDDSEFVAAFSNYSSTGVDSAGPGVAVISTTYADGYQALSGTSMAAPVIAGVAAVLLSRDPQVAGLSGDERVKALQKLLYNEGRTLKLDSKYVGSGVPAL, encoded by the coding sequence GTGACCGAAGTTCAGTACTACGTAAAGCCTGCGCCGCGCCCACGTAACCTTGACGCTGATTTAGCCATCGCTCGTACCGCGCCGGCATCAAATGTTGTCTCGACTGCGGTCGAGGCAGCGATGGCTGTGGGTGCTAAAGTGGTTACCGTGGTAGCAGACACCGAGTCCGCACTTATTAGTGCAACGGCCGAGCAGCGCCTGCAAATTGAGGCAACTGCTGGCCTCACGTTGTACCCCAATTACGAGTACGAGCTGGCGGCCTACCTCCAACCCTACATGGATAGTTTGGCAACTGCATCAGCAAATGCGGCCCTTGCTGGGCCGCACGAATACGTATTCGTTGTCGAGGGGCCTAAGAGTCAGCCGATTTCCGGCGCTCGCGTCGAAGTATGGTTAGTGGGGAAGCCGGAGCCGGCGGTAGCGGTAACTGATAGTACGGGTACCGCCAAGTTCGAGCTATGCGAAAAGCAGGCACATTCCGTTGATGTGTACCCAAGAGCAAATTATTGGTGTGGCCGATTTGAAAAACCAAATACGTCCGCCACCCCTCGTAAGCTCCCACTGGAAGAGATTTCGCTACCATTCAAGGATTCGTTAGCGCATTTTTTTCCCGTGAGAGACGAAAAACATGGCGCCGGAGTAAAGGTTGCTATTATCGATACAGGTATCGCCACTCACGCGGACCTGCCTGTTCCTGTGGTACAGCGAACCATTCTCGACGGTAAGATTTTGGATGGCGCGGATGACAACGGCACGGACCACGGCACACACGTTGCTGGCATTGTTGCCGGACAAGGTAAAGGCATCAGAGGCGTAGCACCTGGGGTATCTCTCATGGCCTATCGCGTGTTCGCAGAGGGTAGTCGAACTGCGAAAAGCATCGATATTACAACTGCCATTGACTTGGCAGTCATAGATGGTGCGGACATCATTAATCTAAGCCTAGGCTTCGAGGGCAGCGACGATTCAATTAAGACCTCGATTCTTAACGCTATTAGTTCTGGGGTTCTTGTCGTCGCTGCAACGGGCAATGACGGCAAAGATAAGCTACGCTTTCCAGCTCTGATGCCCGAAGTTTGTTCCGTGGGCGCGGTCGGTTTGTCCGAAGCATTCGCTGCTACGTCTACTCATCGGGCAATTGGTGTACGCCAAATGAATGACGACAGCGAGTTTGTTGCCGCCTTTTCGAACTACTCGTCGACCGGGGTTGATAGTGCGGGGCCGGGCGTTGCCGTCATTTCTACAACTTATGCCGACGGGTATCAGGCCCTGTCTGGGACGTCCATGGCAGCGCCAGTCATCGCGGGCGTGGCGGCTGTTCTGCTCTCTCGTGACCCCCAGGTCGCGGGGCTGTCCGGCGACGAACGTGTCAAGGCCCTACAGAAGTTGCTATACAATGAAGGCAGGACGTTGAAGTTAGACAGCAAGTATGTCGGCTCAGGGGTTCCAGCCTTATAA
- a CDS encoding CBASS cGAMP synthase, translating to MLKLNRLLHSSVKNGTFGDNITVSPRQRLFLVSCKNKIRNHLGPAIAKASTAVLGMNRQVAPRFRTQGSWAYETCVHPCTLPPQEIDWDYGVYLPITVWEENGPPIDMAQAYFALVEQLLKDLCKNEGWTLDTSKDTCIRINVAAWAHIDVPLYAASEQEFKKVTEVRLVEAAALRKGFANDSADFAEDAAFGDLVGQTWDEMEGIVLATRSGEWIPSDPNDVAKWFKDRVQEHGPQLLRVCRFLKAWRDYRWAVKGPTSVSIMIAVAQSFAPVSGRDDLALELAARSLAKALLTDIREPGIDNGEDDFNKRLSEKERLEASALAQALANSMREAREQNLVQAERAILILQGQLGDRLPNQPSWVDADSSGEDIRRVPAASVPPPVVPATNAG from the coding sequence ATGCTAAAACTGAACCGCCTGCTGCACTCTTCCGTAAAGAACGGCACCTTTGGTGACAACATCACCGTCTCCCCTCGGCAACGACTGTTCCTGGTGTCATGCAAGAACAAGATTCGTAACCACTTGGGGCCGGCTATCGCGAAAGCGTCGACAGCAGTGCTTGGCATGAACCGACAAGTCGCACCGCGTTTTCGCACCCAAGGGTCTTGGGCCTATGAAACCTGCGTGCATCCTTGCACATTGCCTCCACAAGAAATCGATTGGGACTACGGCGTCTACCTGCCCATCACGGTTTGGGAGGAGAACGGACCGCCTATCGATATGGCCCAAGCGTACTTCGCACTGGTTGAGCAACTGCTGAAAGACCTCTGCAAGAACGAAGGATGGACCTTGGACACATCTAAAGATACTTGTATCCGCATCAATGTCGCAGCTTGGGCGCATATCGACGTGCCCCTTTACGCGGCTTCCGAACAAGAGTTCAAGAAGGTAACGGAGGTGCGGTTGGTGGAGGCGGCCGCCTTGCGCAAGGGATTCGCGAATGATTCAGCCGACTTTGCTGAAGATGCGGCATTCGGCGACTTGGTCGGCCAGACCTGGGATGAGATGGAAGGTATCGTGCTCGCGACCCGCTCCGGGGAATGGATTCCATCGGATCCGAATGACGTAGCCAAGTGGTTCAAGGACCGTGTGCAAGAACATGGGCCGCAGCTTCTGCGGGTGTGTCGCTTCCTGAAGGCTTGGCGGGATTACCGGTGGGCTGTGAAGGGGCCAACTTCTGTCTCTATCATGATTGCCGTGGCCCAAAGCTTCGCGCCGGTCTCCGGCCGAGATGACCTTGCACTCGAACTAGCGGCGCGTTCGCTTGCGAAAGCGTTGTTGACTGATATCCGGGAGCCGGGCATCGACAACGGGGAAGACGATTTCAACAAGCGCCTCAGTGAAAAGGAACGTCTTGAGGCGTCTGCTCTTGCACAAGCACTGGCGAATTCGATGCGTGAGGCGCGTGAACAGAATCTCGTGCAGGCCGAGCGCGCCATCTTGATTCTGCAAGGTCAATTGGGCGACCGCTTGCCGAATCAGCCTAGCTGGGTCGATGCGGATTCATCGGGTGAAGACATTCGTCGCGTGCCGGCGGCATCGGTGCCTCCCCCTGTGGTTCCGGCGACGAACGCAGGATGA
- a CDS encoding PoNe immunity protein domain-containing protein produces the protein MNDFSTRRRQRFISEQYFKWLAGFSVDSIEKWSKLLPANGSEDSKRAIAASLRAENRFELLLLRYTAGEPIAPMREELDKVIADYEEYAKYQSKEFESPNWPAFRLSELNEYERAMQLIGLCYLLHRRDLLPRIAALEDPTYRAQDTLYEDLLAYGMDGRVDVDQWFHESYRDCINSIYGDSNEESLADLNTYLDKWYASMRGVDWHDSHLDLSEERGLYFGYWAIEAAALAYLLELDDTLLREHIVYPKDLVDFARSFQGGNGVGGEGANRLSLRCEAGQPCPKTGYWMTPAQPGSRRHFQQGAVMPEVHSDYGSTIWQWDNDQSDPKL, from the coding sequence ATGAACGATTTTTCGACTCGCCGACGCCAGCGCTTCATTAGTGAGCAGTATTTCAAATGGTTGGCAGGTTTTTCCGTCGACTCTATCGAGAAATGGTCGAAACTTTTGCCCGCTAACGGTTCGGAGGACTCGAAGCGCGCCATTGCGGCATCGCTCCGCGCAGAGAATCGGTTTGAGTTACTGCTGCTCCGATACACCGCAGGCGAGCCTATCGCCCCGATGCGCGAGGAGTTGGACAAAGTCATTGCAGACTACGAAGAGTACGCCAAGTATCAAAGCAAAGAATTCGAGTCCCCGAACTGGCCCGCGTTTCGCCTGAGCGAACTGAACGAGTATGAGCGAGCGATGCAGCTTATCGGGTTGTGCTACCTGCTGCACCGTCGTGACTTGCTTCCCCGCATTGCTGCGTTGGAAGATCCGACGTACCGGGCACAAGACACGCTCTATGAAGATCTTCTAGCGTATGGCATGGATGGCCGTGTCGATGTGGACCAGTGGTTCCACGAGTCCTACCGCGACTGCATCAATAGCATATATGGGGACTCTAATGAGGAAAGCCTGGCCGACCTCAATACCTACCTAGATAAGTGGTACGCGTCGATGCGCGGTGTCGATTGGCACGATAGCCATCTCGACCTTTCCGAAGAGCGCGGCCTTTACTTTGGCTACTGGGCAATCGAAGCCGCTGCGTTGGCCTATCTCCTAGAGTTGGATGACACTTTGTTGCGTGAGCACATCGTCTACCCGAAGGACCTAGTTGATTTCGCTCGCAGCTTCCAGGGTGGTAATGGTGTGGGTGGCGAAGGTGCGAACAGACTCAGCTTGCGTTGTGAAGCCGGCCAACCGTGCCCGAAAACAGGCTACTGGATGACACCGGCACAACCGGGATCGCGTCGGCATTTTCAGCAAGGCGCCGTGATGCCGGAAGTCCACTCTGACTACGGCAGCACTATCTGGCAGTGGGACAACGATCAGTCTGATCCCAAGCTCTAA
- a CDS encoding CBASS cGAMP-activated phospholipase produces the protein MGTEKSRFQILALSGGGYRGLFTARILAEIERQIEAPIGSRFDLVTGTSIGGILALAVALEIPAQKMVELFEKHGEAIFRRRFSIRGFFRSQYSSQTLFQHLSSDDVFGQRLIGECLHPVIVPSINYTRGLPVVFKTPHHEDFKTDHRHRIVDVAMATSAAPIVFPRYVFNDCQYVDGGLFANAPGQLGVHEAYKFFGVSRSEGDVRVLSIGTMSSKFTVNPKRNRSGGTLDWGGWWPVNAPKRLFGLSISAQEAMADHMLRHQFPGGKYVHVDDVLTDERAQAVALDKADAAAREVLLGSAAEAAKDFVGSTAFKEFMEYTAASPVYHYGPRANFRKVA, from the coding sequence ATGGGTACAGAAAAATCGCGGTTTCAAATACTCGCCCTGTCGGGCGGCGGCTACCGAGGGCTGTTCACCGCCAGAATCCTGGCAGAAATCGAGCGGCAAATCGAAGCGCCTATCGGCTCGCGCTTTGACCTGGTCACGGGCACATCCATCGGCGGTATCCTGGCCCTCGCGGTTGCCCTCGAGATTCCCGCGCAGAAGATGGTCGAGCTTTTCGAGAAGCACGGGGAAGCCATTTTCCGCAGGCGATTCTCCATTCGCGGGTTCTTTCGCTCCCAGTACAGCAGCCAGACGTTGTTTCAGCACCTGTCCAGTGACGACGTATTTGGTCAGCGCCTGATTGGCGAGTGTTTACATCCGGTCATCGTGCCGTCCATCAACTACACGCGCGGTCTGCCGGTCGTTTTCAAGACACCACACCACGAAGATTTCAAGACGGACCATCGCCACCGCATCGTCGATGTCGCCATGGCGACCAGTGCGGCGCCGATTGTGTTCCCGCGCTATGTATTCAATGACTGCCAATATGTGGATGGTGGACTCTTTGCCAACGCCCCGGGGCAGTTGGGTGTCCACGAAGCGTACAAGTTCTTTGGCGTGTCCCGGTCGGAGGGCGACGTCCGGGTGCTCTCTATCGGCACGATGTCCTCCAAGTTCACGGTTAACCCCAAGCGGAACCGCTCCGGCGGGACGCTTGACTGGGGTGGTTGGTGGCCGGTCAACGCGCCCAAACGCCTTTTCGGGCTGAGCATTTCTGCTCAGGAGGCGATGGCCGACCACATGCTCCGACATCAATTCCCCGGGGGCAAATACGTGCACGTCGACGATGTTCTGACAGACGAGCGTGCTCAGGCGGTTGCCCTTGATAAGGCAGATGCAGCCGCCCGCGAAGTGCTGCTCGGGTCCGCTGCCGAAGCGGCGAAGGACTTCGTGGGTAGCACTGCCTTCAAAGAATTCATGGAGTACACGGCGGCTTCGCCGGTCTATCACTACGGCCCTCGCGCCAACTTTCGAAAGGTCGCGTAA
- a CDS encoding DUF6471 domain-containing protein, protein MNATPLNASVPADGAAYAEWEDRAKELVLWGMAQRKLTYKELARRLERYGIDESADQINRKVNRKRFSAAFLLACLAAMEVESMPVPAKSAQRKLRPPR, encoded by the coding sequence ATGAACGCCACCCCGCTCAACGCAAGCGTGCCCGCAGACGGGGCGGCGTATGCCGAATGGGAAGACCGTGCAAAGGAATTGGTACTGTGGGGGATGGCGCAGCGCAAGTTGACCTATAAAGAACTGGCTCGGCGTCTGGAGCGCTACGGAATCGACGAGTCGGCAGACCAGATAAACCGCAAGGTCAACAGGAAGCGATTCTCTGCGGCTTTTTTGCTGGCCTGCCTGGCGGCAATGGAGGTGGAATCCATGCCGGTGCCGGCCAAATCGGCACAAAGGAAACTGCGTCCGCCGCGTTGA
- a CDS encoding VOC family protein yields MTVMRMDNVGIVVTNIDAAIEFFTELGLELEGRAPVEGKWADGVTGLDGMRVEIAMLRTPDGHSRLEISRFLSPSVVADHRVAPVNALGYLRVMFTVADLDDTLARLRKHGGTLVGDVVQYGNTYRLCYIRGPEGILLGLAEEIGG; encoded by the coding sequence GTGACCGTTATGCGCATGGACAACGTTGGCATCGTCGTCACCAACATCGATGCCGCCATTGAATTCTTCACCGAACTCGGCTTAGAGCTCGAAGGGCGTGCCCCAGTCGAGGGGAAGTGGGCAGATGGCGTCACAGGCTTAGATGGCATGCGCGTCGAGATCGCCATGTTGCGGACACCGGACGGCCACAGCCGCTTGGAGATCTCCCGCTTTCTGTCCCCATCCGTGGTCGCCGACCACCGCGTCGCTCCCGTAAACGCGCTTGGTTACTTGCGTGTCATGTTCACCGTCGCAGACCTCGACGACACGCTCGCACGCCTACGGAAACACGGTGGGACACTCGTCGGCGATGTCGTGCAATACGGCAACACATATCGGCTTTGCTACATCAGAGGGCCCGAGGGAATATTGCTCGGGCTGGCCGAGGAAATTGGTGGCTAG